The Neoarius graeffei isolate fNeoGra1 chromosome 10, fNeoGra1.pri, whole genome shotgun sequence sequence TAAAcctcttgaattaaagctgaaattctaCACTTGGATCAcatcttgattgcttcatttTAAATCCATTGTGGTGCACAGAGGCAAAACTACAAAAATAGTGTCACTGTCCCAATACTTACGGACCTGATTATGAGTGCTGTACTTCATAATAGCACTCAGCTGTACATGTTTAGATTCTGTGAAACTTTCATTGCTCTGccctttgaagaaaaaaaaattacaatcttCATGAAATGCTGAACTCAAATGACTAAACTATTGTAGATTAAAATATTTCTCTTGGGAAAAACTGCACATTTCTAAGAACTGTACACTTTTATTCATTTCATCCGAACAAAAATGATTTTAATACCGGATTGAGGATATTAACACTCAAAGATACATAATTTGTATAATACGTACAGTATAATATCCGTATGATAAAAATGACCTTATTTAGCCACAACAAACATGGACGCTTCTGTCGTCCGTACTTGAATGTTGGGCGCCTATAATCATCGTCACTTCCACCTGCACTTCCTTTTTCGAGCTCCGTGCGTCAGGGGAAGACGAGCTAAAATGAGGTACGGTAAGAAGTGTATTAAAAACTCGTTTAATTAgtatatttttaattttgaaaCGCAAATATTTACACTAAGTAATAAACAGGGATTGTTTTTATGTTTGCGCTGCTAGAGAGGCTTCAGTAAATTAAATAAAACCTCAGTTTTTACGTTCCACCTGTGGTGAAGTACCGGCTCATCGTAATGTAAACCGGAGCTCAAAATCTTAATCCAGTGAAATCTGGGCACTACACGACTTTCAGCCTTTAATCTACATATTTACATTTATACTACACATCTTTAACATATATTTTGTTACTGTATTGGACTGTAGAGCACTAAGTTTAGTGTTATTTTAGCATGATTAGCATAGATTGCTCTGATAGAAGTGTTACAGCCGTCACCGATGACAAAACAACAGAATCAGGTTTTATTTTCCCCGGGATACAAAatattataccctgtccacactagggattttgtaccgatacgatactacttttgtaccgcaacacctgtccacactagcaactataccggtactgtagcggtataactattggtacgaaacccacaaatgtatgggtttcgtatcggtactgtagcgctttgctgtagtgtggacagatgaagcggctctgtatcgatacaaatataatgcgcaaagtcacacacctcaatcgatgtcttcgctgaataaatagtgaagaacggagattcgttttctttgtttctttctcaactgcctcgcgcgttttatacgattcgactgaataaatgaccaccagaaatacgactgtacattgacaacaaaaaggtttcatccgccatattctcagaaggaagttactcggtaaccacggaaacatttcgcgcacgcgcatttcaactaccgtgaaagaaaaccgcaaacatttctcgctagtgtggacagatgcactaaactgtaccggtatactttgtatcgatacagttataccactttcgtaccggtatatgtGTGAACACAGCTTACGTTTATTTAAAGCAATTAATATATTTCTTTTAATTGCAGCAAAGTCTCAAGAGATACGTTGTACGAGGCTGTAAGGGAGGTCCAGGCTGGCTCCATTTCCAAGAGGAGAAAGTGAGAATCTGATATTTTGACTTTTAGTACTTGTTTTACAGTAATGACGTATGTGTACATATTTTTACTCATGTTACAATGCAGTGTTTTAATTATTTGATtgttgtatcatggcatgaatgcTTTGCAATAAGTGTTGTTTGTCTCTGAATATTACGTGAATATTAACCATCCTTATTTGTTCAGGTTCCTGGAAACTGTGGAGCTGCAGATCAGCTTGAAGAACTATGATCCCCAGAAGGATAAGCGTTTCTCAGGCACTGTCAGGTTTGGACCTTTACTGTTTCACCCAACCTTCTCTCGGCCTGCACCCTACTCTGCCTGAGTGTGGAATAAAATCTCTATATAAAAATGTGTATAAATTTATTTCTACACATATCTTTCTAAAATCATGCTCATCCTGAAGCTGAGCTGAATTGCTCAGGTAGGCTAGTGGTAGGCTTGGAGAAGAGCCCTGGGTAGTCTGCCTACACCCTAGACCTGGGCTGTTAAAGCAGACGGACCCTTACCCTGGGTCTTAAAACATGAGGGGAGGCTGGAGGGCTGGGCATTGTGCGTGCTTTCATCCCTAAGCCGACACTTTAATTATGACCGTGCTTTCGGCACCCTACGCCAGCCAACGTGGTATGGGTAAGACTCCAGTTCTGTGTCACCTGGCTTGTGAGAGCCTGCTTCTCTTTGTGGTATCAGTGGGTTTGTTCTTTTGTTCTTGATAGGCTGAAGACCACTCCACGCCCCAAGTTCTCAGTGTGCGTTCTTGGTGACCAGCAGCATTGTGATGAAGCCAAGGCTGCTGAAATCCCACATATGGACATTGAGGCACTCAAAAAGCTTAACAAGAACAAGAAGCTGGTCAAGAAActgggtacttttttttttttttttttactttgtcttCCTAAATAGTTAGCATGTAATGGTTAAATAAAACAGGAATTCTCTGTAATATTTAGTCATTTTACTAATAGTGAATCAGGGTGACTGCAAACAAAACCTTTGAAAACCAGTAGTGATGTGGTATACTACAACGTCTCCAGGATGCTTTTTGTTTACTCCAGATGTCCTAAAAGTGGCGTGTAGGCAAAGGATTGAGCATtcacagggctcaacattaatagtagtccgactgtccgggacaaccaagtgtttggtccggacaagtcaaatctgcatctgcctgtctgATAGGACacgttgaatatttgttgaaaatcaccatttttatactaattactCAAGTGTTTTGATAAAGTTCCCCCCAAAAAACCCTCAATCTGGCTgtgttattttttaaatattttttggggggcttttttcacctttttattggataggacagtgtagagacaggaaatgagcaggagagagagacggggagggatcaggaaatgacctcgggccggaatcgaacccgggtccccagatttatggtatggcgccttatccacctgagccacgacgcccctggcTGTGTTATTGTTAATGAAATTTTGGCGAAGCTGAGTACAGCAGGTGcacgtgtaaaaataaccacatcgtaatatctaattatagatcatTAGACTTTGAATTCACTGAAATCGGAGAAATTGCGATCAAGtctctcaataaaataaatctctgtggtgaatcttcatttcattcagacatttCATTGTAtttcttttgtatggtacacattaacctttacaaatgtcgtaaaatatttcaCGGGAGCTTCACGACAGTGCCGAGCTCAtttacggtttgttttcattcagaaCATGATTCGatcacccttatcatgtccagcttgttttctttcagtttcatttcgTTGAAAGAAGGTGAAAAAGACAACAATCCCAACTCTTAAAATTGCATATCAAGTAATGAGTTATAACACATGCACCATAGTGGGGCATTgggtagtttttgtttattgttagttTGAGTTTTTcttaaattataaatcattaaaaccTGATtgtcataactatacctgctttctgATAAACTTTTGTTAACCGCTTCTCTTTCATATAGTAATCTTTCGTTGAAAGATTACTATATGAAAGAGAAGCCCTGTCGAGCCCTGTCTTCATCCCCATGGTTTCTTGTAATATGTTCATGGTGCACAGCAAAACCGTAGTGCTCCATATTGCTGCAAGTGATGCATTGGACCTGGGTTCAGCAGTTGGTTGGTGGGCGTTTCTGAGGTTTCACATGATTAAGTGCAACAGCATGGCCACACAAGTTCAGTCACTTCTCTGAATTTTACCTTGTCATGGTGTGTAGTGGACGTGTGttctgcataatcacagtattgagCAATCAGCATCCTGTTGATGTCTGGTGTTACTACTTCAACACACCTGGATGATTTAGAAGCTTAATAGACATACAGTTGTCGTCAGGGTTGGATTAATTAAAACTTGCCTGTGCTCCACAGCAAAGAAATACGATGCCTTCCTGGCTTCGGAGTCCCTGATTAAGCAGATCCCTCGTATCCTGGGCCCTGGTCTGAACAAAGCTGGAAAGTTCCCTTCTCTGCTTACCCACAACGAGAACCTGAATACCAAGGTGGATGAGGTCAAATCCACAATCAAATTCCAGATGAAAAAGGTGCCGTTTGTTTGAagaactgtgttttttttttatatggacatgagtgttttactggaaaatgcaacactcgtatttttcatatgagctccatctgggacatcaagaatagggatggcgaaaactaaaaaaaaatcttgaccgacctccgagcctcattagccggttaaagtcggttaacctgtgagtttaaaattctagaattggaattattagaatctattctaaatctaaccgcgagcatccgcacattcagtcccagtcgctgccctccactcacattaccttttccacagcgcgaaacatttagtcaaacgcggcactgatgtcgaggggtttgtattggagcggaggacaaatggctccagcttagagacatcgTGAGAAGCGTGAAATCCCCCCTCGACCCCTTGTCCTTCTCCACCTGGGTCTGTGTCTGCGGCCGTGTCAGCAAGGGGCACGCACTTTTGTTAAGTTGCAACTTGGCATTAAAAATATCAGCGTGAACATGTTCTCAATAAATTGCCATCATTTTCTAAGCGGTAAGCTTTAGCTCAGTCACTACGGGTGCTTGCATTGAGTAGCCTATTGAAAACAATCCTATCATACACTTGTCCCAGCTTAACTTTTCATTGAAGATAGGACGTTTTAGTGATACGGCCCCTGGTGTTTACAGTTAACTGCAGTAGGCTGTGTGCTGATATTGCGtactgctacggactaggcacttttcttcgaagtgagccacagagacctcatactgcaattgttttccagctactggtattacggttacatggctgctaattgtgcacagccattgggaatgggatagctggagctgagctgattagccgctaagctaatatagcaactgtctgatgctaagtaacatcagtgagtaaccaggttttagttcagatcttgtgtattattattacgttgacattaatattcaccagactaatcaaccatcgacttcattcatgcaccgtgttcttgtttctttgatagtcaagaatttccttgatgttacgtacctggttaacataaaatgtaatccaacactgagacttttctttcgccgagtggcagctgtcttcaactggggcgggagggcgggacatgactgaatgggtgtttctgatttgtcatctgtcatccttacaccgcatggcatgccccaagcgtttacaacacagaattccaggttctccgctccgaaatcggcagcttcaaaacgattgatttttttttttaaccggcaaccaaaaaaaaaattaaccggttgacgttgattcggtcaaccatcggtcaaacggtcatcggttaacatccctactcgAGAACAGCAACCATGACCTAAAtctctgtcacttgtgaggatattgaggaattgttttgataaatttgggtactttttgtttgtgactgtGTCAATGTAATAAAAagtaaatcacacattggcttgaagatatgatgtttatcttctcgtgttgaaaaacttgcatttttcatacgaaatacatcgtggCTCTGAGTGACACattccaatatttcactctgattaaATATTCAcgttgctcactcgtgaatattttcactcgaagataaacttcatatctttgcaccatcgtgtaatgtttttttttatgttatatGGACGCagccacaaaaaatacacaagttaatcaaaaaagtttaattttgaactggtttgccgttttgacaatgcgtgtcaagtcagtgggaaaacaatgggagtgatgtcatcagaggaaGATACCGGGAACTGTGTCAATCAGGTCCGTAATgtgtttcgtatgaaaaatagacatttttcaatacgagaagataaacttcataccttcaagccagtgtgtgacTTTCTTTTTATTAAATTGACACATTCATAAAGTATGCAAATTAATCACAACAATTCgatatcctcatgagtgaagatattggaaaatgttCCTCAATGTCCTGGATGCAGGTCATATGAAAAGTACGAGTGGCGTATATCCCAGTAAACCACTCGTTGATGTGATAAATGTGTACATGTGTGTCTTTTGTGAATTCGCTGATGTGAACAGTGTTGCTCTGGGTGTGATGTGCTCAGGTGCTGTGTCTGGCTGTGGCGGTGGGCCATGTTAGGATGACTGAGGATGAGTTGGTCTACAACATTCATCTCTCTGTTAACTTCTTGGTGTCTCTGCTGAAGAAGAACTGGCAGAATGTCCGAGCCCTCTACATCAAGAGCACCATGGGAAAGCCTCAGCGTCTCTATTAAGGGTTCTGTCCAATACCTTTCTATAATAAATGTGGCGTGATCCAAGGCTTGgctgtttatttttattattttaatttttttttcttgttctacCATCCGTCTGCACTGAAACAGGAACTTGTGAATTCTGTAAGCGTGTCATGGATTTATCAATAATAATGTGGCTCTTGCACCAAAAAAATGTAAGATGTCTCATCATAGAAGATGCCTGAAAAATGATCAAATGTACTGGAGATATTAGAGGTCTCCGAAAAGAGTAAAATTACTTGAGGCACACAAGGTAAAatagactgttcctttaaaatttatttgtatttataaCTTAATGTCAGAGGTTCACCCTCAGTCAGGTCACCTACATGctgctaacctgctgtaaaaatATATTCAGCATTCGAAAATCCTCAGCCACTTACAGGAGCTCATTAACGATATGAATTAATGTTCCATGAGCCCAGGTGTCCTGTTGATTGGGACAAGATCATCAGAATAGAAATATTTCATTTTGTGATAagtgtctaatggttagagaagcagttttgggcccaatgggtcactggttcgattccctggaccagcaggaatggctgaagtgcccttgaacaaggcatatTAACCCCCAggtgctccccagactgctctgggtatgttgtacggtatgtcactggataagagtgtctctgCTAAATGCTATTGATGCAATGTAGCAAAGATGCCATTTTGTGTAATGTGTCTGGTTCAACTATTTGTCTAGTGTACAGCCTTTCCTGAGTTTAATAAAGTGTGCTGGGAGCAGggaaaacactaaaatgtgcTGAACAGGGGAGTCTCCAGGACCAGGGTTGGGAACCTCTGGGAAGAGATCAAGTGAACTCAaccaaggccaaaaaaaaaaaaaaaatctctggtaGCATCATGGATGTATTCAATATCAAGTATTCAGACTTGTACCATTCTTCTTGTGAAGTATGTCTCATTTGACCATGTTAGTGTGGTGCCAGAGGTTTAGGTGTGTGGAGCACTGGTATGAGACTAAAATACAGTTGAAACTAAGGGTGATCTAACTAGCCCCTAAGGTCTCATCCTGGTTTGTAGCTGCCCATGTGCTGGTCCACACAGATAACATTGTGATGGTCAGATATATCAATTGCTAGGAAAGCACAAATTTGGATAGTGCTCTTCACCTTACATGAAAACTCCTCAGATGTGCCCTCTCACAGTTAGCCTCACTGagagcacaatggtgtagtggacaTGCTGTTGAAAGGGCAGATGCCCTGGAGAGTGGAAACAAAACGGTGACAGAGAACAGatttttacattacaggcatttagcagaaacacttatccagagcgacatacaatgagTCCCTGGCATACCcgcagcctggggagtagttggaggttaggtgccttgctcaagggtacttcagctattcctgcttgcCCAGGGAATCGAATcaagcaaccttttgatcccaaagctgcttctctagcctttaggtcatggcttcttCAGAGGCAGTGCTACCTGTATAACTGATTATGGCCACACTTCACAGAATTTAGTTATTAGACCACAGTATGctgtttaggcggcacggtggtgtagtggttagcgctgtcgcctcacagcaagaaggtcctgggtttgagccccggggccggcgagggcctttctgtgtggagtttgcatgttctccccgtgtccgcgtgggtttcctccgggtgctccggtttcccccacagtccaaagacatgcaggttaggttaactggtgactctaaattgaccataggtgtgagtgtgaatggttgtctgtgtctatgtgtcagccctgtgatgacctggcgacttgtccagggtgtaccccgccttttgcccgtagtcagctgggataggctccagcttgcctgcgaccctgtagaaggataaagcggctagagatgatgagatgagtatgcTGTTTAGTTGTCACTGCTGCTCTCGCTAACGGATAGGACACCTTGGCAGCTTCCTCCCTGAATACATCTGTCGTCTCAAATGGACGGAATGGTTAGGCCTGGTTACTATCATAAGTTTGGCCTTTTGAAGTGAAGAGCAGGTTGAGAACTGCAATCATGAATGCATTTGGCCTagtacatttctgtgagtggtgTGCACTCCCATCATCTGGATTGAGTGCACTGCCCAGTTCCTGGAGTAATAACCATCAAGGGCTGCTAGACAGTAGAAAGACCCCCATATCTCTGTTGTATATGATGTATGCAGCAACCTTACAGCATATCACATCACCATGGATGGGGTCGTAAACTTGTCTCGGCCTTACTTAAGAGGTTAAGGGCCCTTCATCTTGGACACCAACCCAAGAGCCCAGTGTGGGATCTCTTTGTACTGGAGTCCCTTAAGACCCTTTCTGTATGAGTGTATGCAGGATGTCAACCCGACAAGGCCTCTGTAAAGATTTCTCTAGATCATTTCACTAAAAAGACTGGGGTGACTCTGTTCTTTGGCAATAAGCTTGCAGGTGTTTGGGTCCAGAAAACTCAGAACCTGCTGAGCATTCTTTGCTATGTAGAGTACATGCCAGATAATACAGTCTGGCCTGGACAGCTACAATTTGATCATCTGATCAATTCTTCATTTGTCATGAGGGAAAGACATGTGGAGCTCCCCTGTTTAAACTTAGACTGGCCCACTGGGTGATGGACCCTTGATGGACAGATGCCTGGTCCCTACTATGATATGACTACAAAGATCATCTCCTCCTTGTGGGCATTACTTTCAGCTTGCTGATACTTGAGCATCACTGCTTCTCCAGATTCTACAAGGTTAACATCATACCTCCCAGAAGtgtgaggtttgagactgggacgaaggttcacgttccaggacaatgaccctaaacatactgctaaagctacactggagtggtttaaagggaaacatttaaatgtcgtggaatggcctaatcaaagcccagacctcaatccaattgagaatctgtggcataacttgaagattgctgtacaccaacgcaacccatctaacttgaaggagttggagcagttttgccttgaggaatgggcaaaaatcccagtggctagatgtgctaagctaatagagaaagagacttgcagctgtaattgcagcaaaaggtggctataCAAATTATTGACTGGGGGGggtttgaatacctatgcacactccagatttctgttttttcctgttttgtaggcatgttgtgtaaatcaaatggtgctaaccccccaaaaatccatttcaattccagcgtgtaatgcgacaaaacaggacaaacacaaacggggatgaatacttttgcaagacactgtataatatGAGGGTTTGGGGTTA is a genomic window containing:
- the rpl10a gene encoding large ribosomal subunit protein uL1, giving the protein MLGAYNHRHFHLHFLFRAPCVRGRRAKMSKVSRDTLYEAVREVQAGSISKRRKFLETVELQISLKNYDPQKDKRFSGTVRLKTTPRPKFSVCVLGDQQHCDEAKAAEIPHMDIEALKKLNKNKKLVKKLAKKYDAFLASESLIKQIPRILGPGLNKAGKFPSLLTHNENLNTKVDEVKSTIKFQMKKVLCLAVAVGHVRMTEDELVYNIHLSVNFLVSLLKKNWQNVRALYIKSTMGKPQRLY